A segment of the Corallococcus silvisoli genome:
CGTACTCCACCTCCCCGTCCTCTCCCCACCTCGCCATGTCCCCCGTCCGGTACAGCCTCCCTCCTGCCTCCCCACTCAGCCCGTCCGGCACGAAGCGCTCCGCCGTCAGCCCCGCCTGCCCCAGGTACCCTCGCGCAAGCCCCGCTCCTCCCACGTACAACTCCCCCACCACCCCCACCCCCACCGCCCTCTGCCCCCCGTCCAACACGTACAGCCGCACGTTCCCCAGCGGCTTGCCCACCGTCACTCGCTCCGCCTTCACCTCCCCCGCCACGCTCGCGCACACCGTCACTTCCGTCGGGCCGTACCCGTTCAACATCCTCCGCCCGCCCTGCTTCCACTTGCTCACCAACCCCGGCGGGCACGCCTCTCCCGCTGAAATCAGCGTCCTCACTCCCTCCAGCCCCCCCTCCTCCACCTGCCCCAACACCGACGGCGTCAGCGTCACCACCGTCGCTCCCATCCTCTTCACCGTCCCCTCCAGCCCTCCTCCTGGCAGCAGCGCCTCTCTTCGCGCCACGCACAGCCGCGCTCCCGCCGCCAGCGTCGAGAAGACTTCCGCCACCGACGCGTCGAAGCCCGGCGACGCGTACTGCAGCACCCCGTCCTCCGCCTTCACTCCGTGCGCCTCCGCCACCGCGCGCGCCATGTTCGCCAGGCCCCCGTGGCGCACCATCACGCCCTTCGGCTTGCCTGTACTCCCTGACGTGAAGAGCACGTACGCCAGGCTCTCCGGCGCCACCCGCTTCCCCACCCGCGTCTTCGGCTGCTTCGCTATCTGCCTCGCGTCCGCGTCCAGCAGCACCAGCACCGCGTTCCCCGTGGGCAGCTCATCCGCCAACGCCTCGCGCGTCAGCACCACCGCCACGCCCGCCTCTT
Coding sequences within it:
- a CDS encoding non-ribosomal peptide synthetase; translated protein: EYSTDLFDERTVQRWMEGFERVVKALVEKPEQRVGELEWMGPEERRRVVEEWNRTGREYGGKEECGHEVFEASAEARPQAEAVRTETEGVSYGEVEERANQLAHHLRGLGVGPEVRVGLMVERSVEWVVGMMGVLKAGGAFVPVDVTQPALRVGALLEEAGVAVVLTREALADELPTGNAVLVLLDADARQIAKQPKTRVGKRVAPESLAYVLFTSGSTGKPKGVMVRHGGLANMARAVAEAHGVKAEDGVLQYASPGFDASVAEVFSTLAAGARLCVARREALLPGGGLEGTVKRMGATVVTLTPSVLGQVEEGGLEGVRTLISAGEACPPGLVSKWKQGGRRMLNGYGPTEVTVCASVAGEVKAERVTVGKPLGNVRLYVLDGGQRAVGVGVVGELYVGGAGLARGYLGQAGLTAERFVPDGLSGEAGGRLYRTGDMARWGEDGEVEYVGRRDGQVKVRGMRLEVGEVEGVLGTHPGVKQAAVVGRVEGGGTKLWAYVVGEAEAGPLREWMRERVPEHMVPVAYGKLEALPLTPSGKVDRAKLPALSADATPRT